Proteins found in one Fulvitalea axinellae genomic segment:
- a CDS encoding YceI family protein: MKKIALSLVFVLAFAVSKAQTFSVNSNDSKVEWVGKKITGSSHSGLIQIKSGSVEFKKNKPVGGEFVIDMASITVTDIKDKTKNGYLVGHLKNSDFFDVEKFPTATLKIKKFASAGDGTYKVTGDLTIKSITKPITFEAKVDKKSATASIDVDRAEYNVRYGSGSFFDNLGDKAINDVFELKVNLAISGSSL; encoded by the coding sequence ATGAAAAAGATCGCTCTTTCACTCGTATTCGTTTTGGCTTTCGCTGTTTCCAAAGCCCAGACTTTCTCAGTAAACTCCAACGACTCGAAGGTAGAATGGGTCGGTAAAAAGATCACCGGTTCTAGCCACAGCGGCCTGATCCAGATCAAAAGCGGATCAGTGGAATTCAAAAAGAACAAGCCGGTTGGCGGAGAATTCGTAATCGATATGGCTTCGATCACCGTAACAGATATCAAAGACAAAACTAAAAACGGTTACTTGGTGGGCCACCTAAAGAACTCCGATTTCTTTGACGTGGAAAAATTCCCTACAGCTACGCTTAAGATCAAAAAATTCGCCTCAGCCGGGGACGGAACTTACAAAGTGACCGGTGACTTGACTATCAAAAGCATCACAAAGCCTATCACTTTCGAAGCTAAAGTTGACAAGAAATCAGCTACCGCTTCTATCGACGTAGACCGCGCCGAGTACAACGTACGTTACGGTTCGGGCAGCTTCTTCGACAACCTCGGCGACAAAGCCATCAACGACGTGTTCGAACTCAAAGTAAACTTGGCTATCAGCGGTTCTTCGCTCTAA
- a CDS encoding 1-aminocyclopropane-1-carboxylate deaminase/D-cysteine desulfhydrase, whose translation MLTQIPETLVPGNVKLYVFRDDLNHPLISGNKLRKMKYNIKKAKSLGNTRMLTFGGAFSNHIFAAAAAGREYNIDTIGVIRGERPATLNPTLRFAEKQGMKLEFVSRADYRNKNSEEFLQELGRLFGDFYLVPEGGSNRFAIPGVAELISEIDVDFDYIVTACGTAGTLAGLSTGIGKKKTAIGVPVLKGGEFIEAEAKRLLAEAEFPDFDNRLLWTDYHFGGYAKHKPELISFINQFRKETDIPLDPVYTGKMMFALTDKIRQGFFPENSTVIAIHTGGLQGIDGFNERFGKLIET comes from the coding sequence ATGCTCACGCAGATACCCGAAACGCTGGTGCCAGGAAACGTAAAGCTCTACGTTTTCAGGGACGATCTGAACCATCCGCTGATCTCCGGCAACAAACTCCGGAAGATGAAATACAACATCAAAAAGGCAAAAAGTCTGGGCAACACCCGGATGCTGACCTTCGGCGGAGCATTCTCAAACCACATTTTTGCGGCGGCGGCGGCCGGACGTGAGTATAATATCGACACCATTGGTGTTATAAGAGGGGAGAGACCCGCAACTTTGAACCCGACTCTGCGGTTTGCGGAGAAACAAGGAATGAAACTGGAGTTTGTCAGCCGTGCAGATTACCGAAACAAAAACAGCGAAGAATTCCTTCAAGAACTTGGCCGACTCTTCGGCGATTTCTACCTTGTTCCCGAAGGAGGCTCCAACCGCTTCGCCATTCCGGGCGTGGCCGAATTGATTAGCGAAATTGATGTCGATTTCGATTATATCGTAACAGCATGCGGTACCGCAGGCACTTTGGCGGGATTATCGACAGGCATAGGAAAGAAGAAAACGGCCATTGGCGTTCCAGTGCTGAAAGGAGGAGAATTTATCGAAGCCGAAGCCAAGAGGCTATTAGCCGAGGCCGAATTTCCTGACTTTGACAACCGCTTGCTCTGGACCGATTATCATTTTGGCGGATACGCCAAGCACAAACCGGAACTTATCTCTTTCATTAACCAGTTCAGAAAAGAGACCGACATTCCGCTCGATCCCGTTTATACCGGAAAAATGATGTTTGCCTTGACGGACAAAATCCGCCAGGGATTCTTTCCCGAAAACTCGACCGTCATAGCGATTCACACCGGTGGGTTGCAAGGCATCGACGGATTCAACGAGAGATTCGGAAAACTGATTGAAACTTGA
- a CDS encoding endonuclease/exonuclease/phosphatase family protein, whose amino-acid sequence MKRILYLLALTPLIMFLASCDDSGTDPTPSKPIDDNNFSKGVYGVYWNLTPCLPVSQDTKLDIATFNLWNFPLRDGDVPWNSNDVDTTRTNHVADIILKSEWDLVALQEVSSSHELNRLLAKLPGWKFSARWNEFDDKQALAFIYNADELELSGTDYIPDSKTANFTSDRNPIYGTFRHKASGKDYLIVDLHFKAKGRGGDTSSQRRAEAKGVKEFVDANYPNSRVIILGDWNDTLSEDTFDVFLSDKENYRFADQNIEDGSSNNWSWRGRSHIDHILISNELFDETENANTASFNCVQNTYYSKVSDHRPVYTSFN is encoded by the coding sequence ATGAAAAGGATTCTGTACCTGTTGGCCTTGACACCTTTAATTATGTTTTTGGCCTCTTGTGACGATTCCGGAACGGACCCGACACCTAGCAAACCCATCGATGACAACAACTTCAGCAAAGGAGTTTATGGCGTTTACTGGAATTTAACGCCGTGCCTGCCCGTCAGCCAAGACACCAAACTGGACATCGCCACGTTCAACCTCTGGAATTTCCCGCTTAGGGATGGAGACGTTCCTTGGAACAGCAACGATGTCGATACCACCCGCACCAATCATGTGGCCGATATTATCCTGAAATCCGAATGGGACCTGGTCGCATTGCAAGAAGTTAGCTCGTCGCATGAGCTGAACAGGCTCTTGGCCAAGTTGCCCGGATGGAAATTCTCCGCCCGTTGGAATGAATTCGATGACAAACAGGCATTGGCTTTCATCTATAATGCGGATGAGCTGGAACTGTCAGGAACCGATTATATCCCAGATTCCAAAACGGCTAACTTCACTTCCGACAGGAATCCTATTTACGGCACTTTCAGACACAAGGCTTCCGGAAAGGATTACCTAATCGTGGATCTGCACTTCAAAGCCAAAGGTCGCGGCGGTGACACATCGTCCCAACGCAGGGCCGAAGCCAAAGGTGTCAAGGAATTTGTGGATGCCAACTATCCAAACAGCAGGGTCATCATTTTGGGCGACTGGAACGATACGCTTTCGGAAGACACTTTTGACGTATTTCTTTCCGATAAAGAAAACTATCGCTTTGCGGACCAAAATATTGAGGACGGATCCTCGAACAACTGGTCATGGAGAGGCCGAAGCCATATCGACCATATCCTGATAAGTAACGAGCTTTTCGACGAAACGGAGAACGCCAATACCGCCTCCTTCAATTGTGTGCAAAACACTTACTACTCCAAAGTGTCGGACCACAGGCCTGTTTACACCAGCTTCAATTGA
- a CDS encoding thioredoxin family protein has translation MKKFAIMVLSWICITTNHSSAQKWNTDFETAKAEATQQSLPILLVFQGSDWNAGSIKLEREVWSTPEFASYAKNHLVLLKADFPRRKRNALTKAQQKHNKFLAEQYNRNGYFPLVVVLDQNGTTIRKLGYKKVGVKKYIKLIEGGKL, from the coding sequence ATGAAGAAATTCGCCATAATGGTCTTGTCATGGATATGCATCACGACAAACCATAGCTCTGCCCAAAAATGGAATACCGATTTCGAAACGGCCAAAGCCGAAGCCACACAACAAAGTCTCCCCATTTTATTGGTTTTTCAGGGATCGGATTGGAACGCGGGATCCATAAAATTGGAACGGGAGGTTTGGAGCACGCCAGAATTCGCAAGCTACGCCAAAAATCATCTGGTTTTGCTGAAAGCGGACTTTCCAAGAAGAAAGAGAAACGCCCTTACCAAAGCCCAACAGAAGCATAATAAATTTTTGGCCGAACAATATAACAGAAACGGCTACTTCCCGCTGGTGGTGGTTCTGGACCAAAACGGAACCACAATCCGAAAACTCGGATACAAAAAAGTGGGTGTCAAAAAGTACATCAAACTGATCGAAGGAGGTAAACTTTGA
- a CDS encoding FAD:protein FMN transferase, producing the protein MLILCALFLPPLSAKAISKQSYSRVEKLMGGRFSITIMANDSAEAGKYLDLAITEIKRVEALISSWDKKSQTSEINRNAGLKPVKVDRELFKLIERSISLSKLTDGAFDISFASAGKLWRFDGSMKKLPTEAEIRKSVVTVDYRNIVLDKTASTVFLKTKGMKIGFGAVGKGYVADRVRSMLISEGVGAGIIDASGDLRVWGTRPDGEEWKIAITDPADKRKTLAVLPISSGAVVTSGNYEKFAKIDGKRYAHIIDPRTGWPARGLVSVTVFAPSAEIADALATSIFVMGTEAGLNRIDQMPSTECLIIDESGAVFTSKNIKINQP; encoded by the coding sequence ATGCTAATCCTGTGTGCGCTGTTTCTTCCGCCTCTATCCGCCAAGGCTATTTCCAAACAAAGTTATTCCCGGGTAGAAAAACTGATGGGAGGCCGGTTCTCCATCACAATCATGGCCAACGATTCCGCAGAAGCCGGGAAATATCTGGACTTGGCCATAACCGAGATCAAAAGAGTCGAAGCGCTGATTTCCTCCTGGGATAAAAAATCACAGACTTCCGAAATAAACAGAAACGCGGGCCTAAAGCCCGTAAAAGTGGATCGAGAACTCTTTAAACTGATCGAGCGTTCCATCTCGCTTTCCAAACTCACCGACGGCGCTTTCGACATCAGCTTCGCCTCGGCGGGCAAGTTGTGGCGCTTCGACGGAAGTATGAAAAAACTGCCGACAGAGGCAGAAATCCGGAAATCTGTAGTCACGGTAGACTACAGAAATATTGTTTTGGACAAAACAGCGAGTACGGTTTTCCTCAAAACCAAAGGCATGAAAATAGGCTTCGGAGCGGTCGGCAAGGGCTATGTGGCCGACAGAGTCCGGAGTATGCTGATCAGCGAAGGCGTAGGCGCCGGGATAATCGACGCCTCGGGTGATCTCCGGGTTTGGGGAACCCGTCCCGACGGTGAAGAGTGGAAAATCGCGATTACGGATCCCGCCGACAAACGGAAAACGCTGGCCGTCCTCCCTATTTCGAGTGGCGCCGTAGTCACTTCCGGCAACTACGAAAAATTCGCCAAGATAGACGGGAAGCGCTACGCCCACATCATCGATCCGCGGACGGGCTGGCCGGCTAGAGGCTTGGTCAGCGTAACGGTTTTCGCTCCAAGCGCCGAGATCGCCGACGCGTTGGCCACTTCCATTTTCGTGATGGGGACCGAAGCCGGACTCAACCGGATCGACCAAATGCCCAGCACCGAATGCCTGATCATAGACGAATCGGGCGCCGTTTTCACTTCCAAAAATATCAAAATCAATCAGCCATGA
- a CDS encoding arylsulfatase, which produces MFRRIISARMAALGIALPLFFGSCQKKNGNEAEATQTASDKDLPNVIFILADDMGYGDLSALNPEAGTKTTHMDRIVNEGMYFADAHSNSAVCTPTRYGVLTGRYAFRTRMKSGVLVGHSPSLIEPGRETVASMLQAYGYETGCVGKWHLGLDWAKKNASEPLITGNMWNQKGRDTKNIDYSKPVHGGPNDHGFDYSYIIPASLDMEPYVYLKDGKVENQDIIKVEPSLAQNAGRGVFWRGGDASSDFKHDKVMDVITQKSVEFIKKDRNKPFFLYFPLTAPHTPWLPTDKFAGTSKAGRYGDFVQLVDSTVGQVLKALDEKGIAENTLVIVTSDNGSHWKPSDKKEYPNHKANHVFSGMKSDAWEGGHHVPFIARWPKKIKAGTNTDQITCTTDLFATCADIVGHKMAFSEAEDSYSFLPKMTGESGSELRQDIIHHGIGGMFAYRKGKWKFIDGKGSGGWSDNGKSATEPGQLYDMSKDIGERTNLYAENPEQVKEMKATLEMYKKELRSRY; this is translated from the coding sequence ATGTTTAGGAGAATCATTTCGGCCAGAATGGCCGCGTTGGGCATTGCCCTCCCATTGTTTTTTGGCTCTTGCCAAAAGAAAAACGGCAACGAAGCGGAAGCCACACAAACGGCTTCGGACAAAGATCTGCCGAACGTAATCTTTATCTTGGCAGACGATATGGGTTACGGCGACTTGAGCGCGCTGAACCCGGAAGCGGGAACGAAGACTACGCACATGGACCGGATTGTGAACGAAGGCATGTATTTCGCCGACGCACACTCAAACTCCGCCGTGTGTACGCCTACCCGCTACGGCGTTTTGACCGGGCGTTACGCCTTCCGTACCCGAATGAAGTCCGGCGTGTTGGTGGGCCACTCGCCGTCGTTGATCGAGCCTGGACGCGAGACTGTGGCCTCGATGCTGCAAGCTTACGGCTACGAAACCGGATGCGTGGGCAAATGGCACCTGGGTCTTGACTGGGCCAAGAAAAACGCTTCGGAGCCTTTGATCACGGGCAATATGTGGAACCAGAAAGGCCGTGACACAAAGAATATCGACTATTCGAAACCGGTACACGGCGGACCGAACGACCACGGCTTCGATTATTCGTACATCATTCCGGCTTCTTTGGATATGGAACCTTACGTTTATCTGAAAGATGGAAAGGTAGAGAATCAGGATATCATAAAAGTGGAGCCTTCGCTGGCGCAAAACGCCGGTCGAGGGGTTTTCTGGCGTGGCGGTGACGCATCTTCGGATTTCAAACACGACAAGGTGATGGACGTAATCACCCAAAAATCTGTCGAGTTTATCAAAAAGGACCGCAACAAGCCGTTCTTCCTGTATTTCCCGCTTACGGCGCCACACACGCCTTGGTTGCCGACGGATAAATTCGCCGGAACCTCAAAGGCCGGCCGTTACGGCGATTTTGTCCAGTTGGTGGATTCCACCGTTGGGCAGGTACTGAAAGCGCTTGACGAAAAAGGCATCGCCGAGAATACTTTGGTGATCGTGACCAGCGACAACGGATCGCACTGGAAGCCTTCGGACAAAAAGGAATACCCGAACCATAAGGCCAACCATGTTTTCAGCGGAATGAAATCCGACGCTTGGGAAGGCGGACACCACGTGCCGTTTATCGCCCGTTGGCCGAAGAAAATCAAGGCCGGGACCAATACGGATCAAATCACTTGTACTACTGACTTGTTCGCTACTTGCGCCGATATCGTAGGTCATAAAATGGCCTTTTCCGAAGCGGAAGACAGCTACAGCTTCCTCCCGAAAATGACAGGCGAGAGCGGTTCGGAATTGAGGCAAGACATTATTCACCACGGAATCGGGGGCATGTTCGCTTACCGCAAAGGAAAGTGGAAATTCATCGACGGAAAAGGATCGGGCGGATGGAGTGACAACGGGAAGTCGGCTACCGAACCCGGCCAGCTTTACGATATGTCTAAGGATATCGGGGAGAGAACAAATCTTTATGCCGAGAATCCCGAGCAGGTGAAAGAGATGAAAGCGACGCTGGAAATGTATAAGAAAGAATTGCGAAGCAGATACTGA
- a CDS encoding SDR family oxidoreductase: MHISFENKRALVCGGTDGIGKAVAVAMAEAGAEVIIFARDEKKLADTIASLPAEQGQKHGFLVADFYQPAQVSKALAENLGDTAIDIVVNNTGGPAPGTTLSASPDAFIHAFEAHLVCNQLIAQHVAQGMTERRFGRFINIISYSVKTPIANLGVSNTIRGAVASWAKSLSNELAPYGITVNNVLPGLTETERLFALITKRAEESGLDYDEKAEKMKKEIPAKRFAKPEETANAVLFFASEQAAYITGTNLPVDGGLIPSI, translated from the coding sequence ATGCATATAAGTTTCGAAAACAAACGCGCCTTAGTCTGTGGCGGTACCGACGGGATTGGCAAGGCCGTAGCTGTAGCCATGGCCGAGGCCGGAGCCGAAGTGATCATCTTCGCCCGCGACGAGAAAAAACTTGCCGACACCATAGCTTCGCTTCCTGCGGAACAAGGACAAAAACACGGTTTTTTGGTAGCCGATTTCTATCAGCCCGCCCAAGTGAGCAAGGCCCTCGCCGAAAACCTTGGCGATACGGCTATCGACATCGTGGTTAACAATACTGGAGGCCCCGCTCCCGGCACTACGCTCAGCGCCTCACCCGACGCATTCATTCACGCCTTCGAGGCCCACTTGGTCTGCAACCAACTAATCGCCCAACATGTGGCGCAAGGCATGACAGAGCGCCGTTTCGGACGTTTTATCAATATTATTTCTTATTCGGTAAAAACCCCGATCGCCAACCTCGGCGTATCCAACACCATTCGCGGAGCCGTGGCCAGCTGGGCCAAATCGCTGTCAAACGAGCTTGCGCCTTACGGAATCACGGTAAACAACGTGTTGCCAGGACTGACCGAAACCGAACGCCTTTTTGCCCTGATCACAAAACGCGCTGAGGAAAGCGGACTCGACTACGACGAAAAAGCGGAGAAAATGAAAAAGGAAATTCCGGCAAAACGCTTCGCCAAACCGGAAGAAACCGCCAACGCCGTTCTCTTCTTCGCTTCGGAACAAGCGGCTTATATTACGGGCACAAACCTCCCCGTTGACGGCGGGCTTATCCCAAGCATTTAA
- a CDS encoding thioredoxin family protein: MKYALIILLWICATTTQSFAQKWNTDFEKAKAEAMQTDRPILLVFQGSDWCAPCIKLEREVWNSPEFADYAKGNLVLLKADFPKRKKNALPKAQQEHNKLLAERYNKNGHFPLVVVLDKNGKTIRSFGYKKVSAKEYIKLIEGGKP; this comes from the coding sequence ATGAAATACGCCCTAATAATTTTGTTATGGATCTGTGCCACGACAACACAAAGCTTTGCCCAAAAATGGAACACTGATTTCGAAAAAGCCAAGGCTGAGGCCATGCAAACAGACCGGCCGATTTTATTGGTCTTCCAGGGTTCCGATTGGTGCGCGCCATGTATAAAGCTGGAACGGGAAGTTTGGAACTCGCCTGAATTTGCGGATTACGCCAAAGGGAACTTGGTCTTGCTGAAAGCGGATTTTCCCAAAAGAAAGAAAAACGCCCTCCCGAAAGCCCAACAAGAACACAACAAGCTCTTGGCGGAGCGATATAACAAAAACGGCCACTTTCCACTGGTTGTGGTTTTGGACAAAAACGGAAAAACGATCCGAAGCTTCGGATACAAAAAAGTAAGCGCCAAAGAATACATCAAACTGATAGAAGGGGGCAAGCCGTGA
- a CDS encoding YchJ family protein: protein MEEPKDLCPCGSGKSYKDCCGGLHSGSRKAQTALELMKSRYCAYVIRDIDYIKKTTHPDFRKNYNFAQLASWSKETEWDGLEIVEKGSESTTAKRDVVSFKAYYKEGGIRKYHAERSSFKKYGGDWHFCKGSTPKA, encoded by the coding sequence ATGGAAGAGCCAAAAGACCTATGCCCCTGCGGATCGGGCAAAAGCTATAAAGACTGTTGCGGCGGGCTTCACTCAGGCTCCAGAAAAGCCCAAACGGCGCTGGAACTAATGAAAAGCCGTTACTGCGCCTATGTCATTCGGGATATTGATTATATCAAAAAGACCACCCATCCGGATTTCCGCAAGAATTATAACTTCGCCCAACTGGCCTCTTGGTCTAAAGAAACCGAGTGGGACGGCTTGGAAATAGTAGAGAAAGGAAGCGAATCAACCACAGCCAAAAGAGACGTCGTAAGCTTCAAGGCATACTATAAAGAAGGCGGTATAAGGAAATACCACGCAGAGCGCTCATCATTCAAAAAATATGGGGGCGACTGGCATTTCTGCAAAGGTTCCACCCCGAAAGCCTAG
- a CDS encoding MarR family winged helix-turn-helix transcriptional regulator yields the protein MRIEDEIKTSGFKDNHVKALVNINFTASWIGNIHNQLLKPFGISMQQYNILRILRGSRPEHLPVSEVKLRMVDKTPNTTRLVDKLLAKGLAERFRCDKDRRVVYLGITDAGLEAMTEIDKVFMASELSDLPLTDDEARILSDLLDKLRG from the coding sequence ATGAGGATAGAGGACGAGATCAAGACATCAGGATTCAAGGATAACCATGTGAAGGCTTTGGTGAACATAAATTTCACCGCCAGCTGGATCGGAAATATCCACAACCAATTACTTAAGCCGTTCGGAATCTCGATGCAACAGTACAATATCCTCAGGATTCTCAGAGGCTCACGTCCGGAACATTTGCCGGTAAGCGAGGTCAAATTGCGGATGGTTGACAAAACGCCGAACACTACCCGTTTGGTGGACAAGCTACTGGCCAAAGGACTCGCCGAAAGGTTCCGGTGCGACAAGGACCGCCGGGTGGTTTACCTTGGAATCACCGACGCCGGACTGGAAGCCATGACGGAAATAGACAAGGTTTTTATGGCCTCCGAACTCAGTGATTTACCATTGACCGACGACGAAGCCAGAATCTTATCAGATTTGCTTGATAAATTGAGAGGATAA
- a CDS encoding LytTR family DNA-binding domain-containing protein, with protein MIKAVIIEDEDFAVNRLRMLLEESADDVEIIAMLDSVQDAVRWLSVHEVDLIFLDINLSDGNAFKIFEQVDITTPVIFTTAYHEYALRAFEQYSIDYLLKPISREKLGQALVKYRTLRQVPKTLDEDHFRQLFEEFMPRKSRKKLMVTLGNKMKVLGIRDIAYFISDSKVTYVHTFDNKRYPVDASLRQLESELPEYDFFRVNRQFLIGRAVITELHYISPIRVKVLLSLPSKEEILVAREKVGQFKKWLTE; from the coding sequence ATGATAAAGGCAGTAATCATTGAAGACGAAGATTTTGCAGTGAATCGTTTGCGCATGTTGCTTGAGGAATCTGCGGACGATGTGGAGATTATCGCCATGCTGGATAGCGTTCAAGATGCCGTCCGTTGGCTTTCGGTGCACGAGGTTGACCTGATTTTTTTGGACATCAACCTATCTGACGGAAACGCGTTCAAGATTTTTGAGCAGGTGGATATAACCACGCCGGTGATCTTTACAACGGCTTATCACGAATATGCGTTGAGGGCCTTTGAACAATACAGTATCGATTATCTGCTCAAACCGATAAGTAGGGAAAAGCTGGGGCAGGCATTGGTGAAATACCGGACGCTCAGGCAAGTTCCCAAGACTTTGGATGAAGATCATTTTAGGCAACTTTTCGAAGAGTTTATGCCCCGGAAATCGAGAAAGAAGCTTATGGTTACTTTGGGCAACAAAATGAAAGTGCTTGGAATTAGGGATATCGCCTATTTTATCTCAGATTCCAAGGTCACTTATGTCCACACTTTCGACAATAAACGCTACCCGGTTGACGCCTCCTTGCGACAGCTGGAATCGGAATTGCCCGAATACGACTTTTTTAGGGTAAACCGTCAATTTTTGATTGGACGGGCGGTTATTACTGAGCTACACTACATTTCGCCGATCCGGGTAAAGGTATTGCTCAGTCTTCCTTCGAAGGAAGAGATTCTTGTGGCCAGGGAGAAAGTCGGTCAATTTAAGAAATGGTTGACCGAATGA
- a CDS encoding sensor histidine kinase — MSKLSKTETSTDFLTKWSGKLAMYATLALVMGVVHFLEDLSDKDNAPGRIVMEFLVIVIGLGVFLPLLGMFFCWVRKGWWDRFGRKENWNRILTAFVALYIVVLPPILAFPFLFIFKNPCSEDIWLVWASFFLFVSLTATVESVWLLVKRRRQLEELNSQLLRSHEMAKYQALMNQLNPHFLFNSLNVLSYMVHKDPMGAERFIEELSKIYRYILQLNEAYLVPLEKELDFIKSYVYLQKIRYGNNLIFESSIDSESIKKNIPPLTLEVLVENAIKHNALSESRPLRIRLQAKGKTLYVRNNIQIRNERVEKSTQVGLKNLKDKFLILEAPSPEFFIENDTFIAKIPLLDPEI, encoded by the coding sequence ATGAGTAAGTTATCAAAGACAGAAACATCAACCGATTTTTTGACGAAGTGGAGCGGAAAGCTGGCTATGTACGCTACATTGGCTTTGGTGATGGGCGTTGTGCATTTCCTTGAGGATTTATCGGACAAGGACAACGCTCCCGGAAGGATCGTTATGGAATTTCTGGTCATTGTAATCGGCCTCGGCGTATTTCTTCCGCTTCTAGGAATGTTTTTTTGCTGGGTGAGGAAAGGTTGGTGGGACCGATTCGGAAGAAAAGAAAATTGGAACAGGATACTAACGGCCTTCGTTGCTTTGTATATCGTTGTCCTGCCTCCTATTCTGGCATTTCCTTTTCTATTCATATTCAAAAATCCCTGCTCCGAAGATATTTGGTTAGTGTGGGCGAGCTTCTTTCTGTTTGTGTCCCTGACCGCTACGGTTGAGTCTGTTTGGTTGCTGGTTAAGAGGCGCCGGCAATTGGAAGAGTTGAACAGCCAGTTATTAAGAAGCCATGAGATGGCCAAGTACCAAGCGCTGATGAACCAACTCAACCCCCATTTTCTGTTTAACAGCCTGAATGTGCTGTCGTATATGGTTCATAAGGATCCGATGGGCGCCGAGCGGTTTATCGAAGAGTTGAGTAAGATTTACAGGTATATTCTCCAATTGAACGAAGCCTACTTGGTTCCTCTTGAAAAGGAGCTGGATTTTATTAAATCGTATGTGTATTTGCAGAAAATCCGCTACGGAAACAATCTGATTTTCGAATCTTCGATTGATAGTGAGTCCATAAAGAAAAATATCCCGCCTCTGACTCTGGAGGTGTTGGTGGAGAATGCCATAAAACATAATGCCTTGTCAGAGAGTCGTCCTTTGCGTATTCGTTTGCAGGCAAAAGGAAAAACGCTTTATGTGAGAAACAATATACAGATACGGAACGAACGTGTGGAAAAATCTACGCAAGTGGGTTTGAAGAATCTTAAAGACAAGTTCCTGATTCTTGAGGCGCCGTCGCCTGAGTTTTTTATCGAAAATGATACTTTTATAGCCAAAATACCGCTATTGGACCCAGAGATATGA
- a CDS encoding FAD:protein FMN transferase, protein MLALNLSFLSAQATSEQSYSRAEQLMGCHFSITVTAENPTEAKRYLDLAILEVKRIESLISSWDEKSQTSEINRNAGVKPVKVDKELFKLIERSVSLSKLTDGDFDISFASAEELRKAEESIPESSDMGKIRKSARAIGFRNIILDKNAGTVFLKTKGMKIDFGAVGKGYALDKIRSLLIAKGVSAGRVDASGDICVWGKQLGGENWKVTVNDPFDQRKTLAVLPIPNGAVATSKKYHVSIKTDGQHHSHIIDPETGLSPKGLASVTVFAPVAEFADALATSIFVMGRKAGLKLINQTPGTECLIVDESGAVFTSKNIKINQP, encoded by the coding sequence TTGCTTGCACTAAACTTGTCATTCCTTTCCGCTCAGGCGACATCGGAGCAAAGCTATTCTCGGGCAGAACAACTGATGGGATGCCATTTTTCCATTACAGTAACGGCGGAAAACCCCACTGAAGCGAAAAGATATTTGGACTTGGCCATACTCGAAGTCAAAAGAATCGAATCGCTTATTTCCTCTTGGGACGAAAAATCCCAAACCTCCGAAATCAACAGAAACGCAGGTGTCAAACCCGTAAAAGTGGACAAAGAACTCTTCAAGCTGATCGAACGCTCCGTCTCTCTTTCCAAACTAACCGACGGGGATTTCGATATTAGTTTCGCATCGGCGGAAGAGTTAAGGAAAGCAGAAGAGAGTATACCAGAGTCGTCCGATATGGGAAAAATCCGAAAATCAGCCAGAGCCATCGGATTCAGAAATATTATTCTCGATAAAAATGCGGGCACAGTTTTCCTCAAAACCAAAGGCATGAAAATCGACTTCGGGGCGGTAGGGAAAGGCTATGCCCTTGACAAAATCCGAAGCTTATTAATAGCCAAAGGAGTAAGCGCCGGAAGGGTAGACGCCTCGGGCGATATTTGTGTTTGGGGCAAACAATTAGGTGGCGAAAACTGGAAAGTCACCGTTAACGATCCCTTTGACCAACGGAAAACGTTAGCCGTTTTGCCTATTCCAAACGGAGCTGTAGCCACTTCGAAGAAGTATCACGTATCCATAAAAACAGACGGACAACACCATTCACACATCATTGATCCGGAAACAGGTTTGTCCCCAAAAGGCTTGGCAAGTGTCACTGTTTTCGCTCCGGTCGCTGAATTCGCCGACGCTTTAGCGACATCGATTTTCGTTATGGGAAGAAAAGCCGGTCTAAAACTGATAAACCAGACGCCCGGTACGGAATGTCTGATCGTGGATGAATCGGGAGCCGTTTTCACCTCCAAAAATATCAAAATCAATCAGCCGTAA